The genomic window TCGACCCGAAGGACCGCCGGGCGTCCGCCGTACCCTGGACCTATGAGTACCGCCCCCACCTCCGGATCGCGAGAAGCGAAGCCGCAGCAGTCGCAGGAACAGCCGCCGCGGGAGCCCCGGCCCAAGCCGCCGGCTCTGAACTTCGACGATCCGCTGGACCGGCAGTCCTCGGACGACACGGACCGGGGGTGGGGCGAGCGGGCTCCGGCCGGTGACAGCGCCGCCGATCTCGCGCGTTTCCTCGACGAGAAGCCGCCTCACCACATCTGAGTACGGCCTGCCACGCCGTCGGGACGGCTTCCTCTCGCTCACAGGTGGGCCTTCCTCCACGCATGGACCGTCCTGTCGGGCACGTCCGACTTGAACCGGCGTGCTGCCGCCGCTATCCGGCATGGGTCACCGCCACCGCGAGCCGGCCCACGGCCCCCGCGCCGGCCAAGGTCCTCGCGGTGTCCCTTCCCACGGACAGGACCACCAAGGCGCCGCCGTCCCCACCCGGCACGTTCTCCGCTTCCTGGGGCGACGGCCACCCGGCGGCTGCTTTGTGCGGCACCTGTGCCACGCGCACATCGCGGGCCACCACCTTCGCCTCCGCGTCGCCGCCGACCGCCGCGATGACGTCGACGCGGTCCCCCGGCCGCAGCAGTCCGACGGTCGCCGCGTCGGCGATCCGCACCGGAGCGGACACGAGCCGAACGGCCTGTCGTCGCTCCGGTTCTCGCTGAGGGGCCCCGGCGGTCGCCGCAGCTCCCTTGTCCCCGCTCACTTCCGACGCGGCGAGGACGGCCGAAGCCAGTGCGAAACCCACCGCGAGCGCCCTGCGCCTGGCACGCAACGCCCGCCGGACACGTCTCCTGCCGCCGCCGCGCACGCGCAGCGGCGCGAAGGGCGGGATCCCGCAGGGGGCGGGAAGTGGGGGACGTGTATCGGGGACGGACGGGAACATGGCCAACACCACCTGACGTGAGGGAAGTCCGCGCGACCTCCGTGACGGGGCCCACGCGGACAACCGTGAGGGGAGCCCGGCGGTGTTCCCGCCCGACTCCCCTCACGATCCACCGCCGGTGGATTTCCCGCTCGGCCCTGTGGACATCCCGCGCCATGTGGAAAACGTGGCCACCCGCACGAGTTGGCGTGAGGCGTCAGGCTGCCGCGTGGCCGCTCGGCGTCATACGGCCTGCGGTTGAGCGAGCCTGCGGAAGTGCCGGGCCCGTACGGTGCCAAGCCACGCAGTGCCGGGCCCGTACCGTGCCCCCGCCGCGCCCGCACCGGCCCCTCGCTAAGGCAGCGGGATGCCCGTGTCGAGCCCGTCCAGTGCGTGCACGCAGACGCAGTCGCGGTCCTCGGT from Streptomyces sp. NBC_01341 includes these protein-coding regions:
- a CDS encoding RcpC/CpaB family pilus assembly protein translates to MFPSVPDTRPPLPAPCGIPPFAPLRVRGGGRRRVRRALRARRRALAVGFALASAVLAASEVSGDKGAAATAGAPQREPERRQAVRLVSAPVRIADAATVGLLRPGDRVDVIAAVGGDAEAKVVARDVRVAQVPHKAAAGWPSPQEAENVPGGDGGALVVLSVGRDTARTLAGAGAVGRLAVAVTHAG